In Nocardia sputorum, a single genomic region encodes these proteins:
- the mptB gene encoding polyprenol phosphomannose-dependent alpha 1,6 mannosyltransferase MptB, with protein MRAPTRLRCVAVLEGARRRTLAFGRRALGLDVPAADHTIAVLHRDESEVPGLDRKELAQLDRIRLMGATGTVLMAISALGIGAQPVHQNPTSGVRVLGIFARAHTGSLAMCMTGTVVVVLAWLLLGRFAVGGIGGSPVHRLTRSQMDRTLLLWLIPLSVAPPLFSNDVYSYLAQSEIAARGIDPYEEGPVAGLGIDNVLTNNVPTIWRDTPAPYGPLFLWIGRGIAELTGDNIIAGVWVHRILALGGVALIVWALPRLSARCGVAAVSALWLGAANPLVLFHLVGGVHNDALMLGLMLAGLEFCLRAIEDTHPFDGRAYAWLIGGSIIITLSSSIKFTSIIVLGFVGMALARRWGASLRTVAIAAAMLGAIAIGTTLFISSVSGLGFGWIYTLNTANAVRSWMSLPTALGIITGFGGVLLGLGDHTTALLSITRPIAAVVAAFFTVRMLVATGTGRLHPVGALGVALGAIVLLFPVVQPWYLLWAIVPMAAWATRPVFRVPAVAFSGIVSVILMPRGADLEVFQIVGAAIATVIVGVLFIVITRNSLPWRGQTGVSAPSQAPTSYGVTS; from the coding sequence ATGCGCGCACCCACTAGGCTGCGTTGCGTGGCGGTACTGGAGGGCGCGCGGCGCAGGACACTGGCTTTCGGGCGCCGGGCACTCGGACTCGACGTGCCCGCGGCCGATCACACGATCGCGGTGCTGCACCGCGACGAGTCCGAGGTGCCCGGTCTCGATCGCAAGGAGCTGGCGCAGCTCGACCGGATCCGCCTGATGGGCGCGACCGGCACGGTGCTGATGGCGATCAGCGCACTGGGCATCGGCGCGCAGCCGGTGCACCAGAACCCCACCTCCGGCGTCCGCGTGCTCGGCATCTTCGCCCGCGCCCACACCGGCTCGCTGGCGATGTGCATGACCGGCACCGTCGTGGTCGTGCTGGCCTGGCTGCTGCTGGGCCGGTTCGCGGTCGGCGGGATCGGCGGCTCCCCCGTCCACCGGCTGACCCGCTCGCAAATGGATCGCACGCTGCTGCTGTGGCTCATCCCGCTCAGCGTCGCTCCCCCGCTGTTCAGCAACGACGTCTACTCGTATCTGGCGCAGAGCGAGATCGCCGCGCGCGGCATCGATCCCTACGAAGAAGGGCCGGTCGCGGGACTGGGGATCGACAACGTGCTCACCAACAACGTCCCGACCATCTGGCGTGACACCCCCGCGCCCTACGGTCCGCTGTTTCTCTGGATCGGCCGGGGCATCGCCGAGCTGACCGGGGACAACATCATCGCGGGCGTCTGGGTGCACCGGATCCTCGCGCTGGGTGGCGTCGCGCTGATCGTCTGGGCGCTGCCCCGGCTGTCGGCGCGCTGTGGCGTCGCGGCGGTGAGCGCGCTGTGGCTCGGCGCGGCGAACCCGCTGGTGCTGTTCCATCTGGTGGGCGGCGTGCACAACGACGCGCTCATGCTCGGCCTGATGCTGGCCGGACTGGAGTTCTGCCTGCGCGCCATCGAGGACACCCACCCGTTCGACGGCCGCGCCTACGCGTGGCTGATCGGCGGGTCGATCATCATCACGCTGTCGTCGTCGATCAAGTTCACCTCGATCATCGTGCTCGGGTTCGTCGGGATGGCGCTGGCGCGGCGCTGGGGCGCTTCGCTGCGCACGGTCGCCATCGCGGCCGCCATGCTCGGCGCGATCGCCATCGGCACAACGCTGTTCATCAGTTCGGTGAGCGGACTCGGATTCGGCTGGATCTACACGCTGAACACCGCGAACGCGGTGCGCAGCTGGATGTCGCTGCCGACCGCGCTCGGCATCATCACCGGGTTCGGCGGTGTGCTGCTCGGACTCGGCGATCACACCACCGCGCTGCTGAGCATCACCCGCCCGATCGCGGCGGTGGTCGCGGCCTTCTTCACCGTGCGCATGCTGGTCGCCACCGGCACCGGGCGGCTGCATCCGGTCGGCGCGCTCGGCGTGGCGCTCGGCGCGATCGTGCTGCTGTTCCCGGTGGTGCAGCCCTGGTATCTGCTGTGGGCGATCGTGCCGATGGCGGCCTGGGCGACCCGGCCGGTGTTCCGGGTGCCCGCGGTGGCGTTCTCGGGGATCGTCAGCGTGATCCTGATGCCGCGCGGCGCCGATCTCGAAGTGTTCCAGATCGTGGGCGCCGCGATCGCCACCGTGATCGTCGGCGTGCTGTTCATCGTGATCACGCGCAATTCGCTGCCCTGGCGCGGGCAGACGGGGGTGTCGGCTCCGTCACAGGCGCCCACCTCCTACGGTGTGACATCGTGA
- a CDS encoding TetR/AcrR family transcriptional regulator, producing MAESRSSGASRQETRERIVEVAARLLREQGPHAVTTRAVAHAAGMQAPTIYRFFEDKDALLDAVAEHVFATYVAGKTLVEQEDDPVVDLRAGWDMHIDFALTNPAVFAMLADPQRGSASPAAAAGLRVLRDRVRRVAAAGRLRVGERRAVELVHAAGTGAALALLSVPPQERDLGLAEAMYEAVTHVILTEDPSPATRDTTAAALCGAPELPMLTDAERALLAEWLRRPEEDSISTADPRHPR from the coding sequence ATGGCGGAGTCGAGATCGAGCGGCGCGAGCAGGCAGGAGACGCGGGAACGCATCGTGGAGGTGGCGGCGCGGCTGTTGCGGGAACAGGGTCCGCACGCTGTCACCACCCGCGCGGTCGCCCACGCGGCCGGCATGCAGGCGCCGACCATCTACCGGTTCTTCGAGGACAAGGACGCCTTGCTCGATGCCGTCGCCGAACACGTTTTCGCCACATACGTGGCCGGCAAGACGCTCGTCGAGCAGGAGGACGACCCGGTGGTCGATCTTCGCGCCGGATGGGACATGCACATCGACTTCGCCCTGACCAACCCGGCGGTCTTCGCGATGCTCGCCGACCCGCAACGCGGGAGCGCCTCACCGGCGGCGGCCGCCGGGCTGCGGGTGCTCCGCGATCGCGTGCGCCGCGTGGCGGCGGCCGGTCGGCTCCGGGTCGGCGAACGCCGCGCCGTCGAGCTCGTCCACGCCGCCGGGACCGGCGCCGCGCTGGCCCTGTTATCCGTCCCGCCACAAGAGCGTGACCTGGGGCTTGCCGAGGCGATGTACGAGGCGGTGACCCACGTAATACTGACCGAAGACCCCTCCCCCGCCACGCGCGACACCACCGCGGCCGCGCTGTGCGGCGCACCCGAATTGCCGATGCTCACCGACGCCGAACGCGCCTTGCTAGCGGAATGGCTGCGACGCCCCGAGGAGGACTCCATCAGCACCGCCGACCCGCGTCATCCCCGCTGA
- a CDS encoding NmrA family NAD(P)-binding protein, translating to MIIVTGATGLLGSQIVERLLERVPADRVGVSVRDTDRAGDLAARGVRVRRGDFTDPRSLAEAFEGATRVLIVSADLTGEAAVAAHVAAIDAACAAGARRILYTSHQAAAADSLFAPMPDHAATERYLATTGTPFTALRNGFYAATVPLLLGTALDTGELRAPADGPVSWTTHADLAEAAAIILADESRFDGPTPPLTAPDALDLDDIAALLGERTGRTIRRVVVEDAEWAASLVAHGVPEDRAAMLLGMFRAARRGEFAATASELETLLQRPAEPVASVLQASAAH from the coding sequence ATGATCATCGTTACCGGAGCCACCGGACTCCTCGGCTCCCAGATCGTCGAGCGGCTGCTGGAACGGGTACCGGCCGATCGAGTGGGCGTCAGCGTCCGCGACACCGACCGGGCCGGTGACCTGGCCGCCCGCGGAGTGCGGGTGCGGCGCGGCGACTTCACCGACCCGCGATCCCTGGCCGAGGCATTCGAAGGCGCGACCCGAGTGCTGATCGTCTCGGCCGACCTCACCGGGGAGGCGGCCGTCGCAGCGCACGTCGCGGCGATCGACGCCGCATGCGCCGCGGGCGCCCGGCGCATCCTGTACACCAGCCACCAGGCCGCCGCCGCCGATTCGCTGTTCGCCCCCATGCCGGACCACGCCGCGACCGAGCGGTATCTGGCAACGACCGGCACACCGTTCACCGCGCTGCGCAACGGGTTCTACGCCGCCACCGTCCCGCTCCTGCTGGGCACCGCGCTGGACACCGGTGAACTCCGTGCCCCGGCCGATGGCCCCGTCTCCTGGACCACCCATGCCGACCTCGCCGAAGCGGCGGCGATCATCCTCGCCGACGAGAGCCGCTTCGACGGGCCGACTCCGCCCCTGACCGCCCCGGACGCCCTCGACCTCGACGACATCGCCGCCCTCCTCGGCGAACGGACCGGACGAACGATCCGCCGCGTCGTCGTCGAGGACGCCGAATGGGCCGCCTCCCTGGTCGCTCACGGTGTCCCCGAGGACCGGGCGGCCATGCTGCTCGGCATGTTCCGAGCCGCGCGCCGCGGGGAATTCGCCGCTACCGCAAGCGAGCTGGAAACCCTGCTCCAGCGCCCCGCCGAACCAGTTGCTTCGGTCCTGCAGGCATCCGCCGCCCACTGA
- a CDS encoding TetR/AcrR family transcriptional regulator: MVSESRRRIEVAASGLLARHGYHGFGLKALSEAAELPYGSIYHHFPGGKEEIAVAAITGTGVLTGRMIRQAPTDVFATLATLFEFMAGKLADSEWTDGCPIGTPALDGGSDVEAVRSACVRAFDTMEQAFAGLLAELGLRGEEAAELAATVVAAYEGATILARIRQSDAPLRTVAKSMERLIRSTFAAAGIGGAVAAGDGSVESEPGRATSSGNFPEMAAQRGDAGETVD, from the coding sequence ATGGTTTCGGAGTCCAGGCGGCGGATCGAGGTGGCCGCGTCCGGGCTGCTGGCGCGGCACGGGTATCACGGGTTCGGTTTGAAGGCGTTGAGCGAGGCGGCCGAACTGCCGTACGGCTCGATCTACCACCACTTCCCGGGTGGCAAGGAGGAGATCGCGGTCGCGGCGATCACCGGGACGGGCGTGCTCACCGGCCGGATGATCCGGCAGGCGCCGACCGACGTGTTCGCCACGTTGGCCACGCTGTTCGAATTCATGGCGGGCAAGCTCGCGGACTCGGAATGGACCGACGGGTGCCCGATCGGGACGCCCGCGCTGGACGGCGGCAGTGACGTGGAAGCGGTGCGCTCGGCGTGCGTGCGCGCCTTCGACACCATGGAGCAGGCGTTCGCCGGACTGCTCGCCGAACTCGGACTCCGCGGGGAGGAGGCGGCGGAGCTGGCCGCCACGGTGGTCGCCGCCTACGAGGGCGCGACGATCCTGGCTCGCATCCGGCAGTCGGACGCTCCGCTGCGCACGGTGGCGAAGTCGATGGAGCGGCTCATCAGGTCGACGTTCGCGGCGGCGGGGATCGGCGGCGCCGTCGCGGCGGGGGATGGTTCGGTCGAAAGTGAGCCCGGCAGGGCGACCTCATCCGGAAATTTTCCGGAAATGGCCGCACAGCGGGGCGATGCGGGTGAAACCGTTGACTAG
- a CDS encoding zinc-dependent alcohol dehydrogenase: MKRLMLTGPGAMRWEEHPEPVLSGPGQALVRPVALATCDLDPAVLRGAFPLPGPYPFGHEGVAEVVEAGPEVRGVAVGDLVVVPFQISCGACRSCARGRTGNCASHPRLSSFGLGPMGGLDWGGLWADLALVPHADAMLVRLPSGVDPAAVASASDNIPDAYRSVGPQLAADPAAEVLVIGGPAAPSIGLYAAGLAVALGSARVVYLDDSVERLNIAKSFGADAIEGPPAARVGRFPIVVEAAGGAKALRAAIDATAYDGWCTSVSVQLQDVALPILDMYTRCCTFHTGRAHVRPVIPEVLELVAAGRFDPSLVTTATAAWDEAVDALLETPMKLVAVR, encoded by the coding sequence ATGAAGCGTCTGATGCTGACCGGTCCCGGCGCGATGCGCTGGGAAGAACATCCGGAACCTGTGCTGAGCGGACCCGGCCAGGCGCTGGTGCGGCCGGTCGCGCTGGCCACCTGTGACCTGGACCCGGCCGTCCTGCGCGGCGCGTTCCCGCTGCCCGGGCCGTATCCGTTCGGGCACGAAGGGGTGGCCGAAGTGGTCGAGGCCGGGCCGGAAGTCCGCGGCGTCGCGGTGGGCGACCTGGTGGTGGTGCCGTTCCAGATCTCCTGCGGCGCGTGCCGGTCCTGTGCGCGCGGGCGGACCGGGAACTGCGCGAGCCATCCGCGCCTGTCCAGTTTCGGTCTCGGCCCCATGGGCGGGCTGGACTGGGGCGGGCTGTGGGCGGACCTGGCGCTGGTGCCGCACGCCGACGCCATGCTGGTGCGGCTGCCTTCCGGCGTCGACCCGGCCGCGGTGGCGAGTGCCAGCGACAACATTCCCGACGCCTACCGCTCGGTCGGACCGCAATTGGCGGCGGATCCCGCCGCCGAAGTGCTGGTGATCGGCGGCCCAGCCGCGCCGTCCATCGGTCTGTACGCCGCCGGGCTCGCGGTGGCGCTCGGCTCCGCCCGCGTCGTCTATCTCGACGACTCCGTCGAGCGGTTGAATATCGCGAAATCCTTCGGGGCCGACGCGATCGAAGGCCCACCCGCCGCGCGGGTCGGGCGTTTCCCGATCGTGGTGGAGGCGGCGGGCGGGGCCAAGGCGCTGCGCGCGGCGATCGATGCCACGGCTTACGACGGCTGGTGCACGAGCGTCAGCGTCCAGTTGCAGGACGTGGCCCTGCCGATCCTGGACATGTACACCCGCTGCTGCACCTTCCACACCGGCCGCGCGCACGTGCGCCCGGTCATTCCCGAGGTGCTCGAACTCGTCGCGGCCGGTCGCTTCGATCCGTCGCTGGTCACCACCGCGACGGCGGCGTGGGACGAGGCGGTGGACGCGCTGCTGGAGACGCCGATGAAACTGGTCGCGGTGCGCTGA
- a CDS encoding helix-turn-helix transcriptional regulator produces the protein MGLRRNDEGAGRRTGAGSAAAPATVGGEGHTRAAIVQLLLEEGPITATAIGNRLGLAPAGVRRHLDALIESGQARAGRSAPWQQKGRGRPAKQYQLTAAGRGQLGHAYDDLAGAAIRQLGEIGGEQAITEFARKRARTIVAGIEPVGEHTTEQTEAKAEEIAEAFTDAGFAATTRKVGAGVQICQHHCPVAHVAEEFPQLCAAELEAFRELLGTHVQRLATIANGDCACTTHVPLLVLPADRTRTSAPTAAQPAAVRTNDSGRSAE, from the coding sequence GTGGGTTTGCGGAGGAACGACGAAGGGGCTGGTCGCCGGACCGGCGCCGGGTCGGCTGCTGCCCCCGCGACGGTCGGCGGCGAAGGGCACACCCGAGCGGCCATCGTCCAGCTGCTGCTGGAGGAAGGACCGATCACCGCCACCGCGATCGGGAACAGGCTCGGCCTGGCACCGGCGGGTGTGCGCAGGCATTTGGACGCCTTGATCGAGTCCGGTCAGGCGCGAGCAGGTCGATCGGCACCGTGGCAGCAGAAAGGCCGGGGCCGTCCGGCCAAGCAGTACCAGCTCACCGCCGCCGGACGAGGCCAGCTCGGTCACGCCTACGACGATCTGGCGGGGGCCGCGATCCGGCAGCTCGGGGAGATCGGCGGCGAACAGGCCATCACCGAGTTCGCCCGCAAACGAGCACGCACTATCGTGGCCGGGATCGAACCGGTCGGCGAGCACACCACGGAACAGACCGAGGCCAAGGCCGAGGAGATCGCCGAGGCGTTCACCGACGCGGGGTTCGCCGCCACCACCCGCAAGGTGGGCGCGGGCGTGCAGATCTGCCAGCACCACTGCCCCGTGGCGCACGTCGCCGAGGAGTTCCCGCAGCTGTGCGCGGCGGAGCTCGAGGCGTTCCGCGAGCTGCTCGGCACCCACGTGCAGCGGCTGGCCACGATCGCCAACGGCGACTGCGCGTGCACCACGCATGTGCCGCTGCTCGTGCTGCCCGCCGACCGCACCAGAACGTCAGCACCAACCGCTGCACAGCCCGCAGCGGTACGAACGAACGACTCCGGAAGGAGTGCCGAATGA
- the sufB gene encoding Fe-S cluster assembly protein SufB: protein MTTTTDQVQPLTQEEAIASLGKYGYGWADSDVAGASAQRGLSEAVVRDISAKKNEPEWMLEQRLKALRIFDRKPMPLWGSNLDGIDFDNIKYFVRSTEKQAASWDELPEDIKNTYDKLGIPEAEKQRLVAGVAAQYESEVVYHQIREDLEAQGVIFLDTDTGLKEHPEIFQQYFGSVIPAGDNKFSALNTAVWSGGSFIYVPPGVHVDIPLQAYFRINTENMGQFERTLIIVDEGAYVHYVEGCTAPIYKSDSLHSAVVEIIVKKGGRCRYTTIQNWSNNVYNLVTKRAKAEAGATMEWIDGNIGSKVTMKYPAVWMTGEYAKGEVLSVAFAGEGQHQDTGAKMLHLAPHTSSTIVSKSVARGGGRASYRGLVQVNKGAHGSKSTVKCDALLVDTISRSDTYPYVDIREDDVTMGHEATVSKVSEDQLFYLMSRGLTEDEAMAMVVRGFVEPIAKELPMEYALELNRLIELQMEGAVG from the coding sequence ATGACGACGACCACCGACCAGGTGCAACCGCTCACCCAGGAAGAGGCCATCGCCTCGCTGGGTAAATACGGTTACGGCTGGGCCGATTCGGATGTGGCCGGCGCCAGCGCGCAACGAGGTCTGTCCGAGGCGGTTGTCCGCGACATCTCGGCGAAGAAGAACGAGCCGGAATGGATGCTCGAACAGCGGCTGAAGGCCCTGCGCATCTTCGATCGCAAGCCGATGCCGCTGTGGGGCTCCAACCTCGATGGCATCGACTTCGACAACATCAAGTACTTCGTCCGCTCCACCGAGAAGCAGGCCGCTTCCTGGGACGAGCTGCCGGAGGACATCAAGAACACCTACGACAAGCTGGGCATCCCCGAGGCGGAGAAGCAGCGGCTGGTCGCCGGTGTCGCCGCGCAGTACGAGTCCGAGGTCGTGTACCACCAGATCCGCGAGGACCTGGAGGCCCAAGGCGTGATCTTCCTGGACACCGACACCGGGCTCAAAGAGCACCCGGAGATCTTCCAGCAGTACTTCGGCTCGGTCATCCCCGCGGGCGACAACAAGTTCTCCGCGCTGAACACCGCGGTGTGGTCGGGCGGGTCGTTCATCTACGTGCCGCCGGGCGTGCACGTCGACATCCCGCTGCAGGCCTACTTCCGGATCAACACCGAGAACATGGGCCAGTTCGAGCGGACCCTGATCATCGTCGACGAGGGCGCGTACGTGCACTACGTCGAGGGCTGCACCGCGCCGATCTACAAGTCCGACTCGCTGCACTCCGCGGTGGTGGAGATCATCGTGAAGAAGGGCGGCCGCTGCCGCTACACCACCATCCAGAACTGGTCGAACAACGTCTACAACCTGGTCACCAAGCGGGCCAAGGCCGAGGCGGGCGCGACCATGGAGTGGATCGACGGCAACATCGGCTCCAAGGTCACCATGAAGTACCCCGCGGTCTGGATGACCGGCGAGTACGCCAAGGGCGAGGTGCTCTCGGTGGCGTTCGCCGGTGAGGGCCAGCACCAGGACACCGGCGCCAAGATGCTGCACCTCGCGCCGCACACCTCCTCGACCATCGTGTCGAAGTCGGTGGCGCGCGGCGGCGGCCGGGCCTCCTACCGCGGCCTGGTCCAGGTGAACAAGGGCGCGCACGGCTCGAAGTCGACGGTGAAGTGCGACGCGCTGCTGGTCGACACGATCAGCCGCTCGGACACCTACCCCTACGTCGACATCCGCGAGGACGACGTGACCATGGGTCACGAGGCGACCGTCTCCAAGGTCTCCGAGGACCAGCTGTTCTACCTGATGAGCCGCGGCCTCACCGAGGACGAGGCGATGGCGATGGTGGTGCGCGGCTTCGTCGAGCCGATCGCCAAGGAACTGCCGATGGAGTACGCGCTCGAACTGAACCGCCTGATCGAACTGCAGATGGAAGGAGCCGTCGGCTGA
- the sufD gene encoding Fe-S cluster assembly protein SufD has product MAVENVAEAAEARTPAINKGEVFTSFDVNAFEVPSAKDEAWRFTPLRRLRGLQDGSAVRDGRATVEVAASEGVTVETVDRADTRLGEGGVPSDRVAAQAYSGFEQATVVSVGKEVEVAEPVTVTITGPGEGKTAYGHLQIRLDRFAKATVVIDQRGSGTYAENVEFVLGDSASLTVVAVQDWADDAVHATAHHAKLGRDATLRHTSVTLGGDLVRLTGNVRYDGPGGDAELLGLYFADAGQHFEQRLLVDHAVPNCKSNVLYKGALQGDPHSPKGDARTVWVGDVLIRAAAEGTDTFEVNRNLVLTDGARADSVPNLEIETGEIVGAGHASATGRFDDEQLFYLRARGIPEDAARRLVVRGFFHEIIQKIAVPEVRQRLEAAIEAELAAIGA; this is encoded by the coding sequence ATGGCCGTCGAGAACGTCGCCGAAGCCGCCGAGGCTCGTACCCCCGCGATCAACAAGGGCGAGGTCTTCACCTCGTTCGACGTCAACGCCTTCGAGGTGCCTTCCGCCAAGGACGAGGCGTGGCGGTTCACCCCGCTGCGCCGCCTGCGCGGACTGCAGGACGGCAGCGCGGTCCGCGACGGCCGCGCGACCGTCGAGGTCGCCGCGTCCGAGGGCGTGACGGTCGAGACGGTCGACCGCGCCGACACCCGGCTCGGCGAAGGCGGCGTGCCGTCCGATCGCGTTGCCGCGCAGGCGTATTCGGGCTTCGAGCAAGCCACCGTCGTGTCGGTCGGCAAGGAGGTCGAGGTCGCCGAACCGGTGACCGTCACGATCACCGGCCCCGGCGAGGGCAAGACCGCCTACGGCCACCTGCAGATCCGGCTGGACCGCTTCGCCAAGGCCACCGTGGTCATCGACCAGCGCGGCAGCGGAACCTACGCCGAGAACGTCGAATTCGTGCTCGGTGATTCGGCTTCGCTGACCGTCGTCGCCGTGCAGGACTGGGCAGACGACGCCGTGCACGCCACCGCCCACCACGCCAAGCTGGGCCGCGACGCCACGCTGCGGCACACCTCGGTCACCCTCGGCGGCGACCTGGTGCGCCTGACCGGAAACGTCCGCTACGACGGACCCGGCGGCGACGCCGAACTGCTCGGCCTCTACTTCGCCGACGCGGGCCAGCACTTCGAACAGCGCCTGCTGGTCGATCACGCGGTGCCGAACTGCAAGTCGAACGTGCTGTACAAGGGTGCGCTGCAAGGCGATCCGCACTCGCCGAAGGGCGACGCTCGCACCGTGTGGGTCGGCGACGTGCTCATCCGCGCCGCCGCCGAGGGCACCGACACCTTCGAGGTGAACCGCAACCTGGTGCTCACCGACGGCGCGCGGGCGGACTCGGTGCCGAACCTGGAGATCGAGACCGGCGAGATCGTCGGCGCCGGGCACGCGTCCGCGACCGGCAGGTTCGACGACGAGCAGCTGTTCTACCTGCGCGCCCGCGGCATCCCGGAGGACGCCGCCCGCCGCCTGGTGGTGCGCGGTTTCTTCCACGAGATCATCCAGAAGATCGCGGTGCCCGAGGTCCGGCAGCGGCTGGAGGCGGCCATCGAGGCCGAACTCGCCGCCATCGGCGCCTGA
- the sufC gene encoding Fe-S cluster assembly ATPase SufC produces MTTLEIKDLHVEVANPDESGEPIKILKGVNLTVKSGETHAIMGPNGSGKSTLSYAIAGHPKYTVTSGSITLDGEDVLAMSVDERARAGLFLAMQYPVEVPGVSMSNFLRTAATAVRGEAPKLRHWVKEVKESMSELEIDAAFAERSVNEGFSGGEKKRHEILQLGLLKPKIAILDETDSGLDVDALRIVSEGVNRYKERENGGVLLITHYTRILRYIQPQFVHVFVGGRIVAEGGPELAEELDANGYVRFTQTATAGA; encoded by the coding sequence ATGACCACCCTGGAAATCAAGGACCTGCACGTCGAGGTCGCCAACCCCGACGAGTCCGGCGAGCCCATCAAGATCCTCAAGGGCGTGAACCTCACGGTGAAATCCGGTGAGACGCACGCCATCATGGGCCCCAACGGCTCGGGCAAGTCGACGCTGTCCTACGCGATCGCCGGTCACCCGAAGTACACGGTGACCTCCGGCTCGATCACCCTCGACGGCGAGGACGTGCTGGCGATGTCGGTGGACGAGCGCGCGCGTGCGGGCCTGTTCCTCGCCATGCAGTACCCGGTCGAGGTTCCCGGCGTCTCGATGTCGAACTTCCTGCGCACCGCCGCCACCGCCGTGCGCGGCGAGGCCCCCAAGCTGCGGCACTGGGTCAAGGAGGTGAAGGAGTCGATGAGCGAACTGGAGATCGACGCCGCCTTCGCCGAGCGCAGCGTGAACGAGGGCTTCTCCGGCGGCGAGAAGAAGCGCCACGAGATCCTCCAGCTGGGGCTGCTCAAGCCGAAGATCGCCATCCTGGACGAGACCGACTCCGGCTTGGACGTCGACGCGCTGCGCATCGTCTCCGAAGGGGTCAACCGCTACAAGGAGCGGGAGAACGGCGGCGTTCTGCTGATCACGCACTACACCCGCATTCTGCGCTACATCCAGCCGCAGTTCGTGCACGTCTTCGTCGGCGGCCGCATCGTCGCCGAGGGCGGCCCCGAGCTCGCCGAGGAACTCGACGCCAACGGCTACGTCCGCTTCACTCAGACCGCTACCGCTGGAGCCTGA
- a CDS encoding cysteine desulfurase has translation MTATVRTLDVARIRADFPILNRTVRDGKPLVYLDSGATAQRPIEVLEAERDFLITSNSAVHRGAHQLAEEATDAYEGARADIARFVGVDAGEIVFTKNATESLNLVTYAFADDRFPHHVGPGDEIVVTELEHHANLVPWQELARRTGATLKWYGVTDDGRIDLESLELSPATKVIAFTHQSNVTGAVAPVEELVRRAKAVGALVVLDACQSVPHMPVDFRSLGVDFAAFSGHKMLGPSGVGVLFGRRALLEDMPPFITGGSMIETVFMDHSTYAPPPQRFEAGVPMTSQVVGLGAAVRYLEEIGMDAVAAHEHTLVGAALEGLAGIDGVRVIGPAENVDRGGAVAFVVDGIHAHDVGQILDDEGVAIRVGHHCAWPLHRRFGVAATARASFAVYNTVAEVDALVAAVRKAQSFFGVA, from the coding sequence ATGACCGCTACGGTCCGCACCCTCGACGTCGCCCGCATCCGGGCCGACTTCCCGATCCTGAACCGCACGGTCCGGGACGGGAAACCGTTGGTGTATCTGGACTCCGGCGCGACCGCACAGCGGCCGATCGAGGTGCTCGAAGCCGAACGCGACTTCCTGATCACCAGCAACTCGGCGGTGCACCGCGGCGCGCACCAGCTGGCCGAGGAAGCGACCGACGCCTACGAGGGCGCCCGGGCCGATATCGCGCGGTTCGTCGGCGTCGACGCGGGCGAGATCGTGTTCACCAAGAACGCCACCGAGTCGCTGAACCTGGTGACCTACGCGTTCGCCGACGACAGGTTCCCGCACCACGTGGGACCGGGCGACGAGATCGTCGTCACCGAGCTGGAACACCACGCGAATCTGGTGCCCTGGCAGGAGCTGGCCCGTCGCACCGGCGCCACGCTCAAGTGGTACGGCGTGACCGACGACGGCCGGATCGACCTGGAATCGCTGGAATTGTCGCCCGCCACCAAGGTGATCGCGTTCACCCACCAGTCCAACGTCACCGGCGCCGTGGCTCCGGTCGAGGAGCTGGTCCGCCGGGCGAAGGCGGTGGGCGCGCTGGTCGTGCTCGACGCCTGCCAGTCGGTGCCGCACATGCCGGTCGACTTCCGTTCCCTCGGTGTGGATTTCGCCGCGTTCTCCGGTCACAAGATGCTCGGTCCCTCCGGCGTCGGCGTGCTCTTCGGCCGCCGCGCGCTGCTGGAGGACATGCCGCCGTTCATCACCGGCGGTTCCATGATCGAGACGGTCTTCATGGACCACAGCACCTACGCGCCGCCGCCGCAGCGTTTCGAGGCCGGTGTGCCGATGACCTCGCAGGTGGTCGGATTGGGCGCGGCTGTGCGGTATCTCGAAGAGATCGGCATGGACGCGGTCGCGGCGCACGAGCACACGCTGGTGGGCGCGGCGCTGGAAGGACTGGCCGGGATCGACGGCGTGCGGGTGATCGGGCCCGCCGAGAACGTCGATCGCGGCGGTGCGGTCGCGTTCGTCGTCGACGGCATCCACGCCCACGACGTCGGGCAGATCCTGGACGACGAGGGCGTCGCCATCCGCGTGGGCCACCACTGCGCGTGGCCGCTGCACCGGCGTTTCGGCGTCGCCGCCACCGCGCGTGCCTCCTTCGCGGTCTACAACACCGTGGCCGAGGTGGACGCGCTGGTCGCCGCCGTGCGGAAGGCACAGAGCTTCTTCGGAGTTGCATAA